A region from the Dehalococcoidia bacterium genome encodes:
- a CDS encoding histidine triad nucleotide-binding protein → MEGCLFCDFAQGRRPVDKLHDDDLVYAIRDINPRAPVHILVIPKEHIPSAREVEDGHAPLLARMFTVAHSLAQREGIAERGYRLAINVGTEGGQTIYHLHMHLLGGRRMGKEG, encoded by the coding sequence ATGGAGGGGTGCCTCTTCTGCGACTTCGCCCAGGGCCGTCGTCCCGTGGACAAGCTCCACGATGACGACCTGGTCTACGCCATTCGCGATATAAACCCGCGGGCGCCAGTGCACATCCTGGTCATCCCCAAGGAGCACATCCCCAGCGCCCGCGAGGTAGAGGACGGTCACGCCCCCCTGTTGGCCCGCATGTTCACCGTGGCCCACAGCCTTGCCCAGAGGGAGGGCATAGCCGAGCGGGGCTATCGCCTGGCCATCAACGTGGGGACCGAGGGAGGACAGACCATCTACCACCTGCACATGCACCTCCTGGGCGGGCGGCGGATGGGCAAGGAAGGCTGA
- a CDS encoding acyl-CoA/acyl-ACP dehydrogenase yields MDLGLDEQQEMLRNFARDFLEKECPEQLVRQMEEDEKGYSPDLWRKMAEQGWMGLIIPEQYGGAGMRITDLAVLLEEFGRFLVPGPFIPTVVLGAYPIMLAGSEEQKQRFLPRIAAGELIMTMALTEPSAKWDADGIQMEARQEGSDWVLNGTKLFVQDAHVTDYMVVAARTAKGANPEEGITLFLVDSRSPGIKFELLRTIASDKQCEVTFEDVRVPGENVLGEVGKGWPVVHRTKLLAAVAACSYLVGLAQQDFDITLNYAKERVQFGRPIGSFQAIQHKLADAVIDVDGCRFITYKAAWSLQENEPDAELMVSMAKAWCSEASRRVVAHGQQIHGGIGFTKDYKIQLYFRRQKWMELMWGDADYHRELVAQKLAI; encoded by the coding sequence ATGGACCTGGGCCTGGATGAGCAGCAGGAGATGCTGCGCAACTTTGCTCGGGACTTCCTGGAGAAGGAGTGCCCGGAGCAGCTGGTCCGCCAGATGGAGGAGGACGAGAAGGGCTACTCGCCCGACCTCTGGCGCAAGATGGCCGAGCAGGGATGGATGGGCCTGATCATCCCCGAGCAGTACGGCGGGGCGGGCATGCGCATCACCGACCTGGCGGTGCTGCTGGAGGAGTTCGGGCGGTTCCTGGTGCCGGGGCCGTTCATCCCCACGGTGGTGCTGGGGGCCTACCCCATCATGCTGGCGGGCAGCGAGGAGCAGAAGCAGCGCTTCCTGCCCCGCATCGCTGCCGGCGAGCTGATCATGACCATGGCCCTCACCGAGCCCTCGGCCAAGTGGGACGCCGACGGCATCCAGATGGAGGCCCGCCAGGAGGGCAGCGACTGGGTCCTCAACGGGACCAAGCTCTTCGTGCAGGACGCCCACGTGACCGACTACATGGTGGTGGCCGCCCGCACCGCCAAAGGCGCCAACCCCGAGGAGGGGATCACCCTCTTCCTGGTGGACTCGCGGTCGCCCGGCATCAAGTTCGAGCTGCTGCGCACCATCGCCTCCGACAAGCAGTGCGAGGTGACCTTCGAGGACGTCCGGGTGCCGGGCGAGAACGTGCTGGGTGAGGTGGGCAAGGGCTGGCCTGTCGTCCACCGCACCAAGCTGCTGGCGGCGGTGGCCGCCTGCTCCTACCTGGTGGGGCTGGCCCAGCAGGACTTCGACATCACCCTCAACTACGCCAAGGAGCGGGTCCAGTTCGGGCGGCCCATCGGCTCCTTCCAGGCCATCCAGCACAAGCTGGCCGACGCCGTCATCGACGTGGACGGCTGCCGCTTCATCACCTACAAGGCGGCCTGGAGCCTGCAGGAGAACGAGCCCGACGCCGAGCTGATGGTGTCCATGGCCAAGGCCTGGTGCAGCGAGGCCTCGCGGCGGGTGGTGGCCCACGGCCAGCAGATCCACGGCGGCATCGGCTTCACCAAGGACTACAAGATCCAGCTCTACTTCCGCCGCCAGAAGTGGATGGAGCTGATGTGGGGCGACGCCGATTACCATCGCGAGCTGGTGGCCCAGAAGCTGGCTATCTGA
- the larC gene encoding nickel pincer cofactor biosynthesis protein LarC: MARVAFLDCFSGIAGDMLLGAMLDAGLPLEALVAELSRLPLSGYRLQALEVRRAGLRATRVTVEVEGHQPPRQVSDILSLIDASSLPEEDKERGKRIFRLLAEAEGRVHGLPSGEVHLHEVGAADAIVDVMGAVVGLRLLGVQRLYASPLPMPVGEREGMPLPAPAVLQVLAAVHAPLRPCGGGPGELVTPTGAAIVAALAEFRQPALRLRAVGYGAGAADPADRPNVLRLWLGDQDEGGTSSLVLLETNLDDMTGELMAHVLERLRALGVNDAWLTPVQMKKGRPGAVLSVLCPESLEEAAVRLLLRETTTLGVRRQPVGRWEAEREALSFQSSLGPATVKVKRLPGEPPRAEPEFEACRSLAEVSGLPLLEVYRIVQQEGEELLRGRRSPSPGHEARRGPSSAGSPRQGRPSGP; this comes from the coding sequence GTGGCCAGGGTCGCCTTCCTGGACTGCTTCTCGGGCATCGCTGGCGACATGCTGCTGGGGGCCATGCTGGACGCGGGCCTGCCCCTGGAGGCCCTGGTCGCCGAGCTGTCGCGCCTGCCCCTATCGGGGTACCGTTTGCAGGCCCTGGAGGTTCGAAGGGCCGGTCTGCGGGCTACTCGCGTGACTGTGGAGGTGGAGGGTCATCAGCCGCCCCGGCAGGTGTCGGACATCCTGTCCCTCATCGACGCCTCGTCGCTGCCCGAGGAGGACAAGGAAAGGGGGAAGCGCATCTTTCGGCTACTGGCCGAGGCCGAAGGGCGGGTGCACGGCCTGCCTTCCGGGGAGGTGCATTTGCACGAGGTGGGAGCGGCCGATGCCATCGTGGACGTGATGGGCGCTGTGGTCGGGCTGCGGCTGCTGGGCGTCCAGAGGCTCTATGCCTCGCCCCTGCCCATGCCCGTAGGGGAGCGAGAGGGGATGCCGCTGCCTGCCCCGGCCGTCCTGCAGGTCCTGGCCGCCGTCCATGCTCCCCTGCGGCCGTGCGGGGGCGGGCCGGGTGAACTGGTGACGCCCACCGGGGCCGCCATCGTGGCTGCCCTGGCCGAATTCCGCCAGCCGGCCCTGAGGCTTCGAGCGGTAGGGTACGGAGCCGGCGCTGCCGACCCGGCAGACCGTCCCAACGTGCTGCGCCTCTGGCTGGGGGACCAAGACGAAGGCGGAACGTCGTCGCTGGTGCTGCTGGAGACCAACCTGGACGACATGACGGGTGAGCTGATGGCCCACGTCCTGGAGCGTCTGCGCGCCCTGGGCGTCAACGACGCCTGGCTGACGCCAGTGCAGATGAAGAAGGGGCGACCGGGGGCCGTGCTCTCGGTCCTCTGCCCCGAGTCCCTGGAGGAGGCGGCAGTGCGCCTCTTGCTGCGGGAGACCACCACCCTGGGGGTACGCAGGCAGCCGGTGGGACGCTGGGAGGCGGAGCGGGAGGCCCTCAGCTTCCAGAGCAGCCTGGGCCCGGCCACCGTCAAGGTGAAGCGCCTGCCCGGGGAGCCTCCGCGGGCGGAGCCGGAGTTCGAGGCCTGCCGTAGCCTGGCCGAGGTATCGGGTCTGCCGTTGCTGGAGGTCTACCGCATCGTCCAGCAGGAGGGGGAGGAGCTGCTCAGGGGAAGGAGGTCGCCGTCGCCTGGCCACGAGGCCCGTAGAGGGCCTTCCAGCGCTGGAAGCCCTCGGCAGGGTCGCCCCAGCGGGCCATGA
- a CDS encoding class II aldolase/adducin family protein yields MDVPEGALRELQQVGRMLWEAGLVSSHGGNLSLHLPDGAVVITAHGAMLGRLEADSLVVLGREGGRQPSSDTDIHRAIYDATAAGAVAHAHPRHAIALSLLGEGDLEPLDLEGRHYLGKRVPVVQGREHVAEALGDFPIVVVRGHGSYARGRDLREALLYTSVLEESAHVLWLLRSLR; encoded by the coding sequence ATGGACGTGCCGGAAGGTGCGCTGCGCGAGCTGCAACAGGTAGGGCGCATGCTGTGGGAGGCGGGACTGGTCTCCTCCCACGGTGGCAACCTGAGCCTGCACCTGCCCGACGGGGCGGTGGTCATCACCGCTCACGGGGCCATGCTGGGCCGCCTGGAGGCGGACTCCCTGGTCGTCCTGGGGCGCGAAGGGGGCCGACAGCCGTCGTCGGACACCGATATACACCGCGCGATATACGACGCCACCGCTGCCGGCGCCGTAGCCCACGCCCATCCCCGCCATGCCATCGCCCTGTCGCTGCTGGGCGAGGGCGACCTGGAGCCGCTGGACCTGGAGGGCCGGCACTACCTGGGCAAGCGCGTGCCGGTGGTGCAGGGCCGGGAGCATGTGGCAGAGGCCCTGGGCGACTTCCCCATCGTGGTGGTTCGGGGCCACGGCTCCTATGCCCGCGGCCGAGACCTTCGGGAGGCCCTCCTCTACACCAGCGTGCTGGAGGAGAGCGCCCACGTCTTGTGGCTCCTGCGCTCCCTGCGCTGA
- the radC gene encoding DNA repair protein RadC, whose product MAGLEYHLRIRDLPASERPRERLRQLGAGGLSNSELLAIVLRVGSGRESAIALATRLLARWGGLAGLARASFGELCAEHGMGEAKAAQVKAALELGRRLLAASPEERPVVRSPKDVANLLLADMALLEQEHLRVVLLNTRNHVLGVPEVYKGTVNSAQVRVADVFREAVREGCPAIVVVHNHPSGDPEPSREDVEVTRQMVLAGELLGIEVLDHLVLARGGYVSLRERGLGFSA is encoded by the coding sequence ATGGCGGGCCTCGAATATCACCTGCGCATCCGCGACCTGCCCGCCAGCGAACGCCCTCGCGAGCGGTTGCGCCAACTGGGCGCCGGCGGCCTCTCCAACTCCGAGCTGCTGGCCATCGTCTTGCGGGTGGGCTCCGGCCGCGAGAGCGCCATCGCCCTCGCTACCCGCCTGCTGGCCCGCTGGGGAGGGCTGGCGGGCCTGGCGCGGGCCTCCTTCGGGGAGCTGTGCGCCGAGCACGGTATGGGCGAGGCCAAGGCCGCCCAGGTGAAGGCGGCCCTGGAGCTGGGCAGGCGGTTGCTAGCCGCCTCCCCCGAGGAGCGTCCAGTGGTCCGTTCGCCCAAGGACGTGGCCAACCTGCTACTGGCCGACATGGCCCTCCTGGAGCAGGAGCACCTGCGGGTGGTCCTCCTCAACACCCGCAACCACGTATTGGGGGTGCCGGAGGTCTATAAGGGCACCGTCAACAGCGCCCAGGTGCGTGTGGCCGACGTCTTCCGCGAGGCGGTGAGAGAGGGCTGCCCGGCCATCGTCGTAGTCCACAACCACCCCTCGGGCGATCCCGAGCCCAGCCGCGAAGATGTGGAGGTCACCCGCCAGATGGTGCTGGCCGGAGAGCTGCTGGGCATCGAGGTGCTGGACCACCTGGTACTGGCCCGCGGCGGCTATGTCAGCCTGCGCGAACGGGGCCTAGGATTCTCCGCCTGA
- the rplJ gene encoding 50S ribosomal protein L10, with protein sequence MPRPEKVRAVEELKERLQRATLAISTGFTGMTVAEMNELRRRLRQAGLELKVVKNTLLRLAAEQAGRPQVVQVVEGPTAIVFAYGDPVEGAKALDEYARTAPPAFVVRGAVLDGSVLAPQDLKELVSLPPRPQLLAEVAGRLQSPLATLVGLLEAPLQELALNLQSLLAELPSLIEARARQLEEGKA encoded by the coding sequence ATGCCCAGGCCGGAGAAGGTGCGGGCCGTGGAGGAGCTGAAGGAGCGCCTCCAGCGGGCCACGCTGGCCATCAGCACCGGCTTCACCGGCATGACGGTGGCCGAGATGAACGAGCTTCGCCGTCGGCTGCGGCAGGCCGGCCTGGAGCTGAAGGTGGTCAAGAACACCCTCCTGCGGCTGGCAGCCGAGCAGGCAGGGCGTCCCCAGGTGGTTCAGGTGGTGGAGGGGCCCACAGCCATCGTCTTCGCCTACGGCGACCCGGTGGAGGGGGCCAAGGCGCTGGACGAGTATGCCCGCACCGCCCCGCCCGCCTTCGTGGTGAGGGGGGCGGTGCTGGACGGCTCCGTGCTGGCCCCCCAGGACCTGAAGGAGCTGGTCTCCCTGCCGCCGCGGCCCCAGCTCCTGGCCGAGGTGGCAGGCCGCCTGCAATCCCCCCTGGCCACCCTGGTGGGGCTGCTGGAGGCGCCGCTGCAGGAGCTGGCCCTCAACTTGCAGTCGCTGCTGGCGGAGCTGCCGTCCCTCATCGAGGCCCGCGCCCGTCAGCTGGAAGAAGGAAAGGCCTAG
- the rplL gene encoding 50S ribosomal protein L7/L12, with protein MVTTSSERVEQVLELIKQMNLLELRDLNKRLQEEFGISPVAPVAVAGAPVAAGPAPAAAPAEAPAPAEEKTEWTVFLKEIGPNKINVIKAVREAVPGLGLKEAKDLVESAPTNIKEGVSKEEAEVIAKKLQEAGAVVELK; from the coding sequence ATGGTCACCACCAGTTCCGAACGCGTGGAGCAGGTCCTGGAGCTCATCAAGCAGATGAACCTGCTGGAGCTGCGGGATCTGAACAAGCGGCTACAGGAGGAGTTCGGCATCTCGCCCGTGGCCCCGGTGGCCGTGGCCGGCGCTCCGGTGGCCGCCGGGCCTGCGCCCGCCGCTGCCCCGGCTGAGGCCCCTGCCCCGGCCGAGGAGAAGACGGAGTGGACCGTCTTCCTGAAGGAGATCGGCCCCAACAAGATCAACGTCATCAAGGCGGTGCGGGAGGCTGTGCCGGGCCTCGGCCTCAAGGAGGCCAAGGACCTGGTAGAGAGCGCCCCCACCAACATCAAGGAAGGGGTCTCCAAGGAGGAGGCGGAGGTCATCGCCAAGAAGCTGCAGGAGGCAGGGGCTGTCGTCGAGCTGAAGTGA
- a CDS encoding LysM peptidoglycan-binding domain-containing protein produces MECYSCGRAAERRCVRCHRPYCQAHGGGARPFCRECLSPARAAPSGAVYRGSLLALLTGAGIAIWLLVSPPALPGELEPGEPLMGQMRPPPASVGAQPSPSPAPSPTPTPTLTPAPTPTPSPTPTPTPTPALPRFVDYEVQPGDTLLGIAERFPRPGVSTLEQAQAIAFWNNVDFYNPNIRPGDRLKIPQ; encoded by the coding sequence ATGGAGTGTTACTCCTGCGGGCGGGCGGCGGAGCGTCGTTGCGTCCGCTGCCATCGTCCCTATTGCCAGGCCCACGGCGGCGGTGCCCGCCCCTTCTGTCGCGAGTGCCTCAGCCCGGCGCGGGCCGCCCCCTCGGGGGCTGTATATCGAGGCTCCCTGCTCGCCCTGCTGACGGGGGCGGGGATAGCCATCTGGCTGCTGGTGAGCCCGCCAGCCCTGCCCGGGGAGCTGGAGCCGGGAGAGCCGCTGATGGGGCAGATGCGGCCGCCGCCGGCATCCGTAGGTGCGCAGCCTTCGCCGTCGCCTGCGCCTTCGCCCACGCCGACGCCCACCCTCACGCCTGCACCCACGCCGACGCCGTCGCCGACGCCGACGCCGACTCCCACTCCCGCCCTGCCCAGGTTTGTGGACTACGAGGTGCAGCCCGGCGACACTCTGCTGGGCATCGCCGAGAGATTCCCGCGGCCCGGGGTCAGCACCCTCGAACAGGCCCAGGCCATCGCCTTCTGGAACAACGTCGACTTCTACAACCCCAATATCAGGCCGGGCGACCGTCTGAAGATACCCCAGTAG
- the larB gene encoding nickel pincer cofactor biosynthesis protein LarB, with protein MDEDALRRLLLSVQRGDTAIDEALERLRRLPYETLGFATLDHHRALRKGFPEVVLAQGKTPEQVAEISARLAGNGPLLVTRASPEHYRAVRQLLPEATYHEVARCITLGSGQQPLRPGVTVVCAGTADLPVAEEARIAAEMLGSRAATLYDVGVAGVHRLLDRLDALVSSHVIVAVAGMEGALPGLVAGLVPCPVIAVPTSVGYGANLGGLSALLTMLNACAPGLAVVNIDNGFGAGYLAGVINRMLWEAREGR; from the coding sequence ATGGACGAGGATGCGCTGCGGCGGCTGCTTCTTTCGGTGCAGCGGGGCGACACGGCCATCGACGAGGCCCTGGAGCGGCTGCGCCGCCTCCCCTACGAAACCCTAGGCTTCGCCACCCTCGACCATCACCGCGCCCTGCGCAAGGGCTTCCCCGAGGTGGTGCTGGCTCAGGGCAAGACCCCGGAGCAGGTGGCCGAGATATCCGCCCGCCTGGCCGGCAACGGGCCCTTGCTGGTGACCCGCGCCTCGCCGGAGCACTATCGGGCCGTGAGACAGCTCCTGCCCGAGGCCACCTATCACGAGGTGGCCCGCTGCATCACCCTGGGCAGCGGCCAGCAGCCTTTGCGCCCCGGGGTGACGGTGGTATGCGCTGGCACCGCCGACCTGCCCGTGGCCGAGGAGGCCCGCATCGCCGCCGAGATGCTCGGGTCCCGGGCGGCGACCCTCTACGACGTGGGGGTGGCGGGCGTCCACCGCCTGCTGGACAGGCTGGACGCCCTCGTGTCCTCCCACGTCATCGTGGCGGTGGCGGGGATGGAGGGCGCCCTGCCCGGGCTGGTGGCCGGGCTGGTGCCCTGTCCCGTCATCGCCGTGCCCACCTCGGTGGGATACGGCGCTAACCTGGGCGGGCTGTCGGCCCTCCTCACCATGCTGAACGCCTGCGCCCCCGGACTGGCGGTGGTCAACATCGACAACGGCTTCGGCGCTGGGTACCTGGCTGGGGTTATCAACCGCATGCTCTGGGAGGCCAGGGAGGGCCGCTGA
- a CDS encoding metallopeptidase family protein, translated as MPRLTRGQFQRLVREAIEGLPPRLRAMLHNVDVEVRWRPSSWERRQAGVRPGEPLFGLYLGVPLPHRGSGYTMALPDRIVIYQEPHQRYCRSLEELVQQVRVTLMHEIGHYLGLDEERLEELGLG; from the coding sequence ATGCCCCGCCTCACTCGTGGCCAGTTCCAGCGCCTGGTGCGGGAGGCCATCGAGGGCCTGCCGCCGCGCCTGCGAGCGATGCTCCACAATGTGGACGTGGAGGTGCGCTGGCGACCGTCCTCCTGGGAGCGCCGTCAGGCCGGCGTCCGCCCTGGCGAACCCCTCTTCGGCCTTTACCTGGGCGTACCCCTGCCCCACCGCGGCAGCGGCTACACCATGGCCTTGCCCGACCGCATCGTCATTTACCAGGAGCCGCACCAGCGCTACTGCAGAAGCCTGGAGGAGCTGGTGCAGCAGGTGCGGGTGACCCTCATGCACGAGATAGGTCACTACCTGGGGCTAGACGAGGAGCGTCTGGAGGAGCTGGGGCTGGGCTGA
- a CDS encoding patatin-like phospholipase family protein, translated as MVLHEAMDGDGRQRADATFSGGGVKCIALLGALAELERYWRWERVAGTSGGAIVAAFVAAGMSAQEVREVLERVHLGELTDLRWEGPLERWTSRLVRLALSPLRALPPLRRATAGLSLVAHNPLGFFLEFGIYSGRRLVELVEGNLPPGVRTFGDLLYDPTAPKTGPGARRRYRLQVVAADITAHSLLVLPQDVASFGYDPDQMPIALALRMSASVPVLFTPVPLVDRESGRTHLIVDGSVLSNYPLWLLDPPAGEEPAWPALGLTICPRAPDDCATLPGDVHEVRDVGQFLEALWHSMASALDRAYLSQGHWERTVAIDTVELPPIRFDLRPQEKERLWQAGAEAARRFMARWGDPAEGFQRWKALYGPRGQATATSFP; from the coding sequence ATGGTCCTGCACGAGGCGATGGACGGGGACGGCAGACAAAGGGCCGATGCCACCTTCAGCGGCGGCGGCGTCAAGTGCATCGCCCTGCTGGGGGCGCTGGCCGAGCTGGAGCGCTACTGGCGGTGGGAGCGGGTGGCCGGCACCTCGGGCGGGGCCATCGTGGCCGCCTTCGTGGCAGCGGGGATGTCGGCGCAGGAGGTGCGGGAGGTGCTGGAGCGGGTGCATCTGGGCGAGTTGACGGACCTGCGCTGGGAGGGGCCGCTGGAGCGCTGGACGTCACGACTGGTGCGCTTGGCCCTCTCTCCCCTGCGGGCGCTGCCGCCCCTGAGGCGTGCCACCGCGGGCCTTTCGCTGGTGGCCCACAACCCTCTGGGCTTCTTCCTGGAGTTCGGCATCTACAGCGGACGTCGGCTGGTGGAGCTGGTGGAGGGCAACCTCCCGCCGGGGGTGCGCACCTTCGGCGACCTTCTCTACGACCCCACGGCGCCCAAGACAGGCCCCGGTGCGCGTCGTCGCTACCGCCTTCAGGTGGTAGCCGCCGACATCACCGCCCACAGCCTGCTGGTGCTGCCCCAGGACGTCGCCAGCTTCGGCTACGACCCGGACCAGATGCCCATCGCCCTGGCCCTGCGCATGAGCGCCAGCGTGCCCGTCCTGTTCACGCCGGTGCCCCTGGTGGACCGGGAGAGCGGCCGCACCCACCTCATCGTGGACGGGAGCGTCCTCAGCAATTACCCCCTGTGGCTGCTGGACCCGCCCGCGGGGGAGGAACCGGCCTGGCCAGCCCTGGGCCTGACCATCTGCCCCCGTGCCCCCGATGACTGCGCTACCCTGCCCGGCGATGTGCACGAGGTGCGGGACGTGGGCCAGTTCCTGGAGGCCCTCTGGCACAGCATGGCCTCGGCCCTCGACCGTGCCTATCTCTCGCAAGGGCACTGGGAGCGGACGGTGGCCATCGACACGGTGGAGCTGCCCCCTATCCGCTTCGACCTAAGACCCCAGGAGAAGGAACGGCTGTGGCAGGCTGGCGCCGAGGCGGCCAGGCGCTTCATGGCCCGCTGGGGCGACCCTGCCGAGGGCTTCCAGCGCTGGAAGGCCCTCTACGGGCCTCGTGGCCAGGCGACGGCGACCTCCTTCCCCTGA
- a CDS encoding acyl-CoA dehydrogenase, translating to MDFRLSPEDEAFRQEVRSWLRENLPRDWEDQVPEGEAWEFTRHFTRKLAEKGWVVPHWPKEYGGLGLSLWRQLIFREEMAYHRAPLGYISIGADWAGPTIIVYGTEEQKREHLPRIARAEVMWCQGFSEPNAGSDLANLETRAVRDGDEYVVNGQKIWTSGAHRADWMILLARTDPEAPKHKGISYFLVDMKSPGITVRPLIDMMNNHGFNQVFFENVRVPARNLLGEENRGWYMATTTLNFERSSIGGAAASRRLLEDLVEYVRDSSLPEGRRLDDPRVRYQMGEAAVELEIGRLLSYRVVSLQERGQVPSYEASIAKLYNTEMGLRLARRGLAILGLYGQLQPKSRWARLRGRFERQYQWMTAMVVGGGTSEIQRNLIAIRGLGLPRD from the coding sequence ATGGACTTTCGCCTGTCGCCCGAGGACGAGGCCTTCCGCCAGGAGGTGCGCTCCTGGCTGCGCGAGAACCTCCCCCGCGACTGGGAGGACCAGGTGCCCGAGGGGGAGGCGTGGGAATTCACCCGCCACTTCACCCGCAAGCTGGCCGAGAAGGGCTGGGTGGTTCCCCACTGGCCCAAGGAGTACGGCGGCCTGGGCCTCTCCCTGTGGCGTCAGCTCATCTTCCGGGAGGAGATGGCCTACCACCGGGCGCCGCTGGGCTACATCTCCATCGGCGCCGACTGGGCCGGCCCCACCATCATCGTCTACGGGACCGAAGAGCAGAAGCGTGAGCACCTGCCCCGCATCGCCCGTGCCGAGGTGATGTGGTGTCAGGGCTTCTCGGAGCCCAACGCCGGCTCCGACCTGGCCAACCTGGAGACGCGGGCCGTCCGCGACGGCGATGAGTACGTGGTCAACGGGCAGAAGATCTGGACGTCGGGCGCCCACCGCGCCGACTGGATGATCCTGCTGGCCCGCACCGACCCCGAGGCGCCCAAGCACAAAGGCATCTCCTACTTCCTGGTGGACATGAAAAGCCCGGGCATCACCGTCCGGCCCCTCATCGACATGATGAACAACCATGGCTTCAACCAGGTCTTCTTCGAGAACGTGCGGGTGCCGGCCCGCAACCTGCTGGGGGAGGAGAACCGCGGCTGGTACATGGCCACCACCACCCTCAACTTCGAGCGCTCGTCCATCGGCGGGGCGGCGGCGTCGCGGCGCCTGCTGGAAGACCTGGTGGAATACGTGCGGGACTCGTCCCTGCCCGAGGGCAGGCGCCTGGACGACCCCCGCGTCCGCTACCAGATGGGCGAGGCGGCGGTGGAGCTGGAGATAGGCCGGCTCCTCTCCTACCGGGTGGTCTCCCTGCAGGAGCGAGGGCAGGTGCCCAGCTACGAGGCCTCCATCGCCAAGCTCTACAACACGGAGATGGGGCTGCGGCTGGCCCGCAGAGGGCTGGCCATCCTGGGGCTCTACGGGCAGCTGCAACCCAAGTCCCGCTGGGCGCGGCTGCGAGGCCGCTTCGAGCGCCAGTACCAGTGGATGACAGCCATGGTGGTGGGCGGCGGCACCTCCGAGATACAGCGGAACCTGATAGCCATCCGCGGGCTGGGCCTGCCCAGGGACTGA